The window CCCACCCGCCCCGACAAAGGACAGGATCAAAATGACCAGGAAAAACCGGAATATCCTCTGCTTTCTGGTGGAAACAAGAGTCCTCATGAAATGGAATATAAGAAAAAAAGTCTGTTTCCGCTTCTCTATCCTCAATTTTTCAGCACCGGGTTGACCTGGAAATAGTTATTTACAAGAAATTGTTTATTTTGCGTCTCGCATTGTCTAGACTGAAGATGTCATCAAATCCACATCAGGCCGACATGCAAGATGAAACAAAACACCACCCAGAGAGAGCAGCTCCCGAACCGGAACCCGACTGCTTCCCTTGAATTTTTTCGCTCGGTTGTTGACGCAGTGGCCGATCCATTTATTGTAATCGGGACCGATTTCAGGGTAAAGCTGATGAATCAGGCCGCCCGGACTTTTTACCACTCCCCGGGCCCCCTCCCCGAAACCCCATTCTGCTACGGACTGATCTTTGGCGCCACCCAACCCTGTGTCAAAACGGGGAGACATTGCCCGCTCATGGAAGTTCTGGAGACCGACAAACCGGTGCGGGTCAAATACGAGCAGAAAAGAAACAAACGCTCCAGTCGGCATTTTGAAATCCTGGCATCTCCTCTCTATGACCGCAAGGGATCACTTCTGGGCATTGTCGAAACCCTGCGGGACATCACCAAACAGACTGAATATGCCAAAATGCTTGAAAGCGGCCGGGAGAAACTGGACATCCTCGTCCTGCAACGATCCGCCGAATACCTGGAAGCCAAAGAACAGGCAGAACTTCTTTGCAGGGTCATTCCAAGCGCTATTTTTACAGTGAACACCAATCGGGAAATCACCACCTGGAACCAGAAAGCAGAAGCTGTGACAGGATTCCGGGCAGCCGAAGTCCTCGGCAAGACCTGTGACATCTTTGCCCTGGAACCCTGCACAACCGGATGCGGCGTCTTTTCTGAAAATGTCGCGAAACCGATTATGGGCCGGGAGTGTTCGATCCGCACCAAGGACGGCCAGGTCCGGACCGTGTCAAAAAATGCCGACCTGCTGAAAAACTCGAACGGCTTGGTCATCGGCGCGGTAGAAAGTTTTGAGGACATCACCGATAAAAAGATCATCAACAAGCAGCTCAGGGCCGAACGCGACAAATTCGTGAGCATGCTGACCGCCCTCAACCAGGGAATGCACATCCTCAATCACGATTACATCATTGAATACCAGAACGACATCCTTAAAGAAGATTTCGGGGATCAGGTCGGCCGCAAATGCTACGAAGTATACAAACAGCTGTGCGAGCCCTGCGAAATCTGCAGGATGCGGGAAGCCATTGACCAGAACAGGCTGCAACGGACCGAACTTCTCATGACCAATGGCCGTTACTACGAACAGAGTTACGCGCCATTCACCGATGTCGACGGCCAGACAAAAGTCCTGATCCTTCTGCGGGACATTTCCGATGAAAAGGCCCAGCAGGCTGAGACCATGCGAGCCGCACAACTTGCTTCCATCGGGGAACTGGCCGCCGGAGTGGCGCACGAAATCAACAATCCGATCAACGGCATTATCAATTATGCCCAGTTGCTCCTTGACGAGGCCGCCTCCTCACGAAACAAGGCAGAGAATCAGCCGGGATCAACAATCCTGCCCAAAATAATCGGGGAGGGCGAGCGAATCGCCGCCATTGTCAGCAACCTTCTCTCCTTCGCCAGACCCGGCAACGAAGAAGTAGAAGATGTTGATGTGGAAGCGGCAATGCTGAGTTCCATAGAGCTGATAAACCATCAACTGAAAAAGGAAGGCATAGATATTGCATTTGAAAAAGACACAACACACCCGGTGGTTCGGGGAACCCGACAACAATTGCAGCAGGTTTTTTTAAATTTGTTGAGCAACTCGAGACACGCCCTGAATAAAAGATTTCCGGGGAATGATATCCGGAAAAAAATCGAGATCAGGATCTCCGAATTGAAACAGGACAAAGAAAACTACATCAGAACCACGGTTACCGACCATGGTTGCGGGATTCCACAGGAATTCATCACCCATATCTTTGAGCCATTCTTTACCCTGAGAGAGTCCGGAAAAGGTACCGGCCTCGGTTTGAGCATCAGCCGCGGGCTGATCAAGGATCTGCATGGTTTCCTGAACGTGGAAAGCGAGGTCGATAATTTCACCAGGATGACCGTTGATTTACCCGAAAGCCGAAAAAAGGATCACCCTGATCATACCGACTGATCGGGCCTGAAAAACATAGTGGATATGCGCCAGTCTAAAATTGGGAATATACAAAAAATACGGAGAACTTTACAATGATGGATTTCGACAGGACCGGTAACCGTATTCTTGTTGTGGACGATGAAGAAAGCCTCCGCCTCACCTTCCAGATGTTTCTTGCCAAGGAAGGATACGGCCCTGTTGATGTGGCCTCGACTTTCGAAGAAGCTATTTCCCTGATCAACGAACACACTTTTGACCTGATTATCAGCGACATCGTCCTTGAAGGTAATTCAGGAATCGACCTTCTCCGTCACCTTAAAGAAACAGGGGCCACATGCCCGGTTGTGATGGTGACCGGGTATCCGAATATTGAATCAGCCTCGGAGGCCGTGCGCCTGGGAGCCTTCGACTACATCTCAAAACCAGTGAAAAAAGATGGCTTGCTGCGAGTTGCGCGGATGGCCCTGCAACAATACTCACTCTGGAAGGAAAAAGAAAAACTGCAGCAGGATAAAGAACGCTATCGCCAATACATGGAGGCAATTTTCAGAAGTGTCCGCGATGCAATCATCACCGTAGACTCCGAACTTCGTCTCGTTGAAATGAACGATACGGCCAAAGAATGGACCCGGGATATTCCGGAGGTCGCCATCGGCGCACCGCTATCCTCGATTCCGGGAACCTTTGGTAAAATATGCACAAAAGACGCCGAAAAGGTCATCCACGAAAGAAACGAAGTCCATGAACACAGAATAGAATGTGATTTTGACCACGGCAGGATCAAAGTTTTGCAGGTAAACGCATCACCGCTTGAGGATAATGGGGGAGACTTCCAGGGAGTGGTTATCCTGGCGCGCGACATGACTCAGCTGGAACACCTGCAACAACGTGACAAGAGAACAAAATTCCATCGACTGGTCGGCGTCAGCAGGTCCATGCAAACCGTCTACACCATGATCGAAAATGTCGGCCAGGTGGACACATCTGTCCTGATCACCGGAGAATCCGGGACCGGCAAAGAGCTTGTCGCCGAAGCCCTGCACATTGAAAGCCCCCGCCATGACATGCCCCTGATCAAAGTTGACTGCACCGCCATTCCCGAGAATCTGCTGGAGAGCGAGCTTTTCGGCCACAAACGCGGCTCCTTTACCGGGGCCGATCGGGACCGGCAGGGGCGAATTATCCAGGCTGACGGCGGCACCCTGTTTCTGGATGAAATCGGGGATATCTCACAGCTCATGCAACTGCGGCTGTTAAGATTTCTGCAGGAAAGAACATTCTACCCGGTCGGGCAGGACCGGCCGGTCACCGTTGATGTCAGGGTAATTGCCGCAACCAATGCCGACCTGAAGAAGAAGGTCGAGCAGGGCACTTTCAGAGAAGATCTCTATTTTCGCCTCCGGGTCGTTGACATTCCACTCCCTCCCCTTCGCAACAGAAATGGTGATCTGCCGATGCTGGCCAATCACTTCATTAACAAATTCAGCGCGAGAATCGGTCATAAAATCACAGGAATCTCGGATCAGGCGACAGAACTTCTTTCCAGCTTCAGCTGGCCGGGCAACGTCAGAGAGCTCGAACACGTTATCGAGCGCGCCTGTGTCCTCTGTAAAGGGCCAACCATCACCAGCGAACATCTTCCGGCGGAGATTTTCAACCATTCCGTCGAATCACCACCACGCACCACAAGTCAACCCCCGACCATCCAGGAAAACCAGAAAACCACACCCACCGATCAATTCCGGGATACCATGGAACCTGAAAACGAACGAATTGTCAGGGTGCTCCACCAGACCGCCGGCAACAAGGCGATGGCCGCAAGGATTCTCGGTTTCGACCGCAGCACCCTGTACCGCAAAATGCGGAGCTACAATATCGACCCTTCCCCTTTACCATGAAAGATCAAGAAGCCATCCGGTAACCCAAGACTTCCGCAATCGCCACCGGCAACCCTGACTGATAAAGATCAGGGAGTTGGATCGAGCATCGGAAAGCACACTGCAAGTACCACTCATCACCATAAATAGCGCAACTCTCCTTCAGACCGCCCACACTTCTTCCCGCTGATACTGTATCACAACCAACAGCGCCACACTTTTACTACACTTTTGTTGCAACAACTATGTGGCAAAATATTAATTGCAACAGATAGGCAACACATTACTGCACCACATTCACCAACTAACACATTTCAAACAATCTTGTTTTGTCAATAAATTCAATGCTTTAATCACAAAAAACTCACAGCAGCTCATTTTAGCACCTCCATGGCACACCCTATGCAGTATCACCAGACAACACCAAAGAACAGCAACCCTTGCAGAAGAATAAAACAAGGAGGAACATCATGAATACAAATACAGGAAACCAAAAAGCAGCAAGTGAAGGCATCAACACCAACTCAGCCCCTGAACTCCAAGAAGGCGTGATGCAGGTAGCCATGGGCTTATTAATCGCCACCGCAGCCGCAATAGGAATCTGGGGCCTGGTCTCACTGTTCAGCGGCATTACCATGACCGGCGGAATTCTGGACATGATCACAGGCTGGATGAGCGCTGTAACCGGAAGATAACCGATACAAACATATACCGAATGGAGGACAAATCATGAATTACGATTCAGCACAGGAAAGCAGAGGAACGAGGATAGCATTGAGAAGCATGATTGTTGCAGCGTCAGTAGTAGGACTTTGGGTTGCCACCGCCATGACCTTCGCTCTTGCCAAGGTGGACTGGCAGGCAGGAGAACTTTTCAGACAGTACCTGGTTTCAATCGGCCTGATCCAGGATTTCGAAACCCTGGTAGACTTCTACACCCACATCAAAGGGGTCGAATACATCATCTGCGTCGCATTTCTCGGCGCCTTCCCCGCTTTCTTCAAATATCTCAACAAGGAGAAAGAGCAGGTCGCCAGATCCTGATTTCTCTCATCGCGACTTCAATACACTGCATCAGGATCCAATCTGCAGAAAAAAAAGAGCCTGATGCAGTGTTCATTATCCAGAAATCAAAATCAACAATCGAATGAAGAGTCATTGCAACACATCGGAGCCCTCTCCATTAACTATCATTTGCATTTTGCTGGTTGGCGGCAGCATTGGAACCTGGTGCCTGATGACCTTCTTTGCGTCTCTGATTCTGGTCGATTGGGAAGTCGGAAAACTACTTGATCATTACCTTGTCGCAATTTCCTGTTCAGAGACTCACCGCCCGTCAGAAGATGGCTGGGTTGGAGGACTCTTATGCCACCACATAATCCCCATCTTCTTTCTTCCTGCGTTCACCTTGTTTTTCAAATACATCAACACCAACGTCAACCCCACCCCTTCGCAAAACCAGGGTTCCTGATCCTCCCGGCAAAGCACAAATGCCATGGGACTGCGAAACATTCGGTCAATCATCCATACTCAACTTTCTGACTTGTCTTATGGTGTTGATTTGCTGTTATAAATTAATTGAGAACCATAGTGGCATTCCATGATGAGAATTCAGAAGCCAGAAGTCAGGATCCAGAACGACTGATTTTAAAGCTTTTCTCCTGGCTTCTGACTCCTGGATTCTGGCTTCTTATGGAACACTGGAACGAAAAATCACCAAAACCTCTTTATTTCACCCTGCGGGTATAAGTTTCGTACGAGCAGACGAGCTGCTCAACTCAGCTTTATCGGGCGATTAACCAAACCCGGAAAGTTGAGATCCATAAATCCCGACCTTGCACCCTGCACCTTCAGCGTCACCCAACCCTGTATTTTCAACAGTACGCAAAAGTGACCGCTCGCGTTATATTGGCCCGATTCCTGCACAATATCCAGGCTAGTGTCGCGTCAACTCTGAACCGGATGGAGGCCCGCATTGACTGCCTATTACCGTAATTTCCTGATCGTACTGATCCTGACCATTGTCGCCGTTGCGATTTTCAATATTGTGAGCATCGAGAACAAGCCTCCAACCATAAGCTACACATCATTCCTGGCAAGCATCAAAAACAAGGAGATCAAATCGGTTCTGATCAAAGACGGGGAGATAACCGGCCTTGATATTTACGACCGTCCATTTTACACCTATGCTCCGGATCCGGCTTCAGTGATCAGCAGATTGACCGCTCAGGACGTGACAATCAGCACTGCCCCTGGAAAATCGGTTTCATCAGGCACCCTGGCCTCGCTCCTGCCATGGGTTTTAATCTCCGGAGCATGGTTTTTTTTCATGTTCTACCGGCAAAAAGGGGCCACCTCCTCCTTCGGCAAAAACAAAAACCTGATTGTCCCGACAAAGTCATTACAAGTAACATTCAATGATGTGGCAGGAATACCGGAAGCAAAAGAGGAACTTCAAGAGATCATCTCTTTTCTCCGCGACTCAAAAAAATTTACCCGCCTGGGTGGCCGCCTCCCCAAAGGCGTGCTCCTTCAGGGCCCTCCGGGGACCGGCAAGACACTCCTTGCCAAAGCCATTGCCGGTGAAGCAGGGGTTCCCTTTTTCAGCATCAGCGGCTCCGATTTCGTGGAAATGTTTGTCGGTGTTGGGGCTTCAAGAGTCCGGGACCTCTTTAAACAGGCCAAGAAAAATGCCCCTTGTATTGTCTTTATCGACGAGATAGATGCCGTTGGCGGTCATCGCGCATCGGGTTCCTCGGGCGGAGGCCAGGATGAACGCCAGCAGACCCTGAACGCCCTGCTCGTCGAAATGGACGGGTTTGAATCGGGAGATACCGTAGTGATCGTTGCCGCCACCAACCGCCCGGACACATTGGACCCGGCCCTGCTCCGCCCCGGGCGCTTTGATCGCCAGGTCAACATCCTTGCCCCGGATATCAGGGGCAGAATGGAAATCCTGAATGTATATGCACGTAATATCGTCATGGCCAACAATGTCGAACTGAAGGATATCGCCGGGGCAACACCTGGATTTACCGGCGCCGATCTGGCCAACCTGATGAATGAATCGGCACTCCTGGCCGCCCGAAAAAACAAGGAGGCCGTTGATCTGGAAGATATTGAAGACGCAAAGGACAAAATCATGATGGGCACGGAACGCAAAGGGATGGTGATCAGTGAAAAAGAACGTCGAACCACTGCCTACCACGAAGCAGGGCACGCGATCATGGCCCGCCTGCTCCCCAACACGGATCCACTCCACAAAATCACGATCATCCCCCGCGGCCGGGCCATGGGCATGACCC of the Pseudomonadota bacterium genome contains:
- a CDS encoding PAS domain-containing protein, producing MKQNTTQREQLPNRNPTASLEFFRSVVDAVADPFIVIGTDFRVKLMNQAARTFYHSPGPLPETPFCYGLIFGATQPCVKTGRHCPLMEVLETDKPVRVKYEQKRNKRSSRHFEILASPLYDRKGSLLGIVETLRDITKQTEYAKMLESGREKLDILVLQRSAEYLEAKEQAELLCRVIPSAIFTVNTNREITTWNQKAEAVTGFRAAEVLGKTCDIFALEPCTTGCGVFSENVAKPIMGRECSIRTKDGQVRTVSKNADLLKNSNGLVIGAVESFEDITDKKIINKQLRAERDKFVSMLTALNQGMHILNHDYIIEYQNDILKEDFGDQVGRKCYEVYKQLCEPCEICRMREAIDQNRLQRTELLMTNGRYYEQSYAPFTDVDGQTKVLILLRDISDEKAQQAETMRAAQLASIGELAAGVAHEINNPINGIINYAQLLLDEAASSRNKAENQPGSTILPKIIGEGERIAAIVSNLLSFARPGNEEVEDVDVEAAMLSSIELINHQLKKEGIDIAFEKDTTHPVVRGTRQQLQQVFLNLLSNSRHALNKRFPGNDIRKKIEIRISELKQDKENYIRTTVTDHGCGIPQEFITHIFEPFFTLRESGKGTGLGLSISRGLIKDLHGFLNVESEVDNFTRMTVDLPESRKKDHPDHTD
- the ftsH gene encoding ATP-dependent zinc metalloprotease FtsH → MTAYYRNFLIVLILTIVAVAIFNIVSIENKPPTISYTSFLASIKNKEIKSVLIKDGEITGLDIYDRPFYTYAPDPASVISRLTAQDVTISTAPGKSVSSGTLASLLPWVLISGAWFFFMFYRQKGATSSFGKNKNLIVPTKSLQVTFNDVAGIPEAKEELQEIISFLRDSKKFTRLGGRLPKGVLLQGPPGTGKTLLAKAIAGEAGVPFFSISGSDFVEMFVGVGASRVRDLFKQAKKNAPCIVFIDEIDAVGGHRASGSSGGGQDERQQTLNALLVEMDGFESGDTVVIVAATNRPDTLDPALLRPGRFDRQVNILAPDIRGRMEILNVYARNIVMANNVELKDIAGATPGFTGADLANLMNESALLAARKNKEAVDLEDIEDAKDKIMMGTERKGMVISEKERRTTAYHEAGHAIMARLLPNTDPLHKITIIPRGRAMGMTQQVPLDDRHSYSKEYLTNRIKIMLGGRTAEEIIFNQFTTGASNDLQSATEIATKMICQWGMSEILGPRAYTRDDQGFLGGNNDKLLYSEETAMAIDKEINQLIEDCYQEAMIILEGRTNYLHSLAEVLLKKETIGIEEVDAIVSGYKQYDA
- a CDS encoding sigma 54-interacting transcriptional regulator; translated protein: MDFDRTGNRILVVDDEESLRLTFQMFLAKEGYGPVDVASTFEEAISLINEHTFDLIISDIVLEGNSGIDLLRHLKETGATCPVVMVTGYPNIESASEAVRLGAFDYISKPVKKDGLLRVARMALQQYSLWKEKEKLQQDKERYRQYMEAIFRSVRDAIITVDSELRLVEMNDTAKEWTRDIPEVAIGAPLSSIPGTFGKICTKDAEKVIHERNEVHEHRIECDFDHGRIKVLQVNASPLEDNGGDFQGVVILARDMTQLEHLQQRDKRTKFHRLVGVSRSMQTVYTMIENVGQVDTSVLITGESGTGKELVAEALHIESPRHDMPLIKVDCTAIPENLLESELFGHKRGSFTGADRDRQGRIIQADGGTLFLDEIGDISQLMQLRLLRFLQERTFYPVGQDRPVTVDVRVIAATNADLKKKVEQGTFREDLYFRLRVVDIPLPPLRNRNGDLPMLANHFINKFSARIGHKITGISDQATELLSSFSWPGNVRELEHVIERACVLCKGPTITSEHLPAEIFNHSVESPPRTTSQPPTIQENQKTTPTDQFRDTMEPENERIVRVLHQTAGNKAMAARILGFDRSTLYRKMRSYNIDPSPLP